The following coding sequences are from one Ornithodoros turicata isolate Travis chromosome 1, ASM3712646v1, whole genome shotgun sequence window:
- the LOC135378892 gene encoding techylectin-5A-like — protein sequence MLGVTPALILFVVAGTSRCAPTYNEALIDFERELKGRPLGRPRDCGDLYLSGQNHSGVYNIYPYEDSSAAVPAYCDMESDGGGWTVFQKRGQFGNPVYYFHRKWDEYACGFGNPAKEYWLGNNVLHALTSSKAMRLRIQLKNHTGETLTADYSVFKVSDEKEHFKIRVSGYTGEEGSDSFGSIDEAKFSTEDQDHDNYSDNCAVLYKGGWWYTNCHHSNLNGLNLNGEHASYADGIEWSYRKHPILFYHYSYPQVEMKMRDVNFNK from the exons ATGCTGGGCGTGACTCCCGCGCTGATACTGTTCGTCGTTGCCGGAACATCTCGATGTGCACCAACCTACAACGAAGCCCTGATCGACTTTGAACGGGAACTGAAGGGGAGGCCCCTGG GCCGCCCGAGAGACTGCGGCGACCTCTACCTGTCTGGGCAAAACCACAGCGGTGTCTACAACATTTACCCTTACGAAGATTCATCAGCAGCCGTCCCAGCATACTGCGATATGGAGTCAGACGGTGGAGGATGGACT gtcTTTCAGAAGCGAGGACAGTTTGGAAATCCCGTATACTACTTTCACAGAAAATGGGATGAATACGCCTGTGGTTTCGGAAACCCTGCTAAGGAGTACTGGTTAG GTAACAACGTCCTTCACGCCCTGACCTCAAGCAAAGCAATGAGGCTACGAATCCAACTCAAGAACCACACGGGTGAAACACTCACAGCCGACTATTCAGTTTTCAAAGTTTCTGATGAAAAAGAACACTTCAAGATTAGAGTGAGCGGATACACAGGGGAAGAAG GGTCAGATTCTTTCGGTAGCATAGATGAGGCCAAGTTCAGCACAGAGGACCAAGACCACGACAATTACTCGGACAACTGCGCCGTTCTGTATAAAGGAGGCTGGTGGTACACTAACTGCCACCATTCAAACCTTAATGGTCTCAACCTCAACGGCGAACATGCCTCGTATGCGGACGGTATAGAATGGTCATACAGGAAACACCCCATTCTCTTCTACCACTATTCTTATCCACAAGTTGAAATGAAAATGAGAGACGTGAACTTTAACAAATGA